Proteins co-encoded in one Cataglyphis hispanica isolate Lineage 1 chromosome 4, ULB_Chis1_1.0, whole genome shotgun sequence genomic window:
- the LOC126849164 gene encoding solute carrier family 26 member 10-like isoform X2: MSTEEHWSDDMSTTPELTVRRPVYQQDELNHLCKYVKPKRIFSNEMSRRCKSIKPITFLKKSIPLIDWLSSYDWKNNILGDIVAGITVAVMHIPQGMAYAILGNVPPIVGIYMAFFPVLVYFFLGTSRHNSMGTFALVCMMTGKVVTTYSTSAISVNSTSVGNGTLISDVSHQYSPVEVATTVTFMVAIIQLGMYVLRLGIISSLLADSLVSGFTTAAAIHVFTSQIRDLFGLSNLPRRRGAFKLILTYVDIFNSLNDVNITAIILSCITILALIFNNEVLKPRVSKLCPFPIPIEMLAVVIGTLVSMQMNLADTYSVITVGAIPVGLPVPSMPPLSLIPHILVDSFVITMVAYTISMSMALIFAQKMGYEIDSNQELVAQGLGNLVGSFFSCMPISASLSRTLIQQTVGGHTQLASLISCTILVSVLLWIGPFFQPLPRCVLASIIVVALKGMLTKVTEFMRFWRLDKTDAGIWAVTFAIVILFDVEYGLLVGILLCIARLLVLAVRPYTCKLALAPGTELYLDARRYKGTVEIPGIKIFHYSGSLNFASRQYFREEVYKIAELVPRKELNRRLKVSCCGTAAEEIKKLRILILDFTALSHVDLAGVNAMRNIADEYCDIGVSVYITGCSGPVYETMRKCSLAEHNKNHFFAMFPTVADAVHFARSHSEIPAWNTQIQDENCISRL, encoded by the exons atgtCAACAG AAGAGCACTGGAGCGACGATATGTCGACTACTCCAGAATTGACAGTCAGACGGCCGGTCTATCAGCAGGACGAGCTTAATCACTTGTGTAAATATGTGAAGCCCAAGAGAATCT TTAGCAATGAAATGTCAAGACGATGCAAAAGTATCAAGCCAATTAcgtttttaaagaaatctatACCTCTAATCGACTGGCTTTCTTCATACGATtggaaaaacaatattttgggAGATATTGTTGCCGGAATTACTGTTGCTGTAATGCATATTCCACAAG GTATGGCGTATGCGATTTTGGGCAACGTTCCGCCGATTGTTGGTATATATATGGCTTTTTTCCCGGTCctggtatatttttttcttggcaCATCCAGACACAACTCTATGg GTACATTCGCGCTCGTCTGCATGATGACTGGAAAAGTCGTTACCACATACAGTACCAGTGCAATTTCGGTAAATAGCACGTCAGTGGGAAACGGTACCTTAATTTCCGACGTAAGCCATCAATATTCGCCAGTGGAGGTTGCAACCACTGTCACATTCATGGTTGCCATTATACAG TTAGGGATGTACGTGCTGCGTTTGGGCATAATCTCGTCTCTCCTCGCGGACAGCCTCGTAAGTGGTTTCACGACTGCAGCGGCGATTCACGTGTTTACATCGCAAATAAGGGATCTCTTCGGGCTGAGCAACCTGCCACGACGCAGGGGTGCGTTCAAGCTTATTCTC actTATGTAGATATTTTCAACAGTTTGAACGATGTCAATATAACCGCCATAATATTATCTTGCATCACTATTTTAGCACTTATCTTCAACAACGAAGTTCTTAAG CCAAGAGTCTCAAAATTATGTCCCTTCCCGATTCCTATAGAAATGCTTGCGGTAGTAATCGGTACTCTGGTATCGATGCAAATGAATCTGGCGGATACTTATAGCGTGATAACTGTCGGCGCTATACCGGTGGG ATTACCAGTCCCATCAATGCCACCGTTATCGCTTATACCTCACATCTTAGTGGATAGTTTCGTGATTACCATGGTCGCTTACACAATATCGATGTCTATGGCGTTGATTTTCGCGCAAAAAATGGGTTATGAGATTGATTCTAATCAAGAATTAGTAGCGCAG GGACTAGGTAATCTTGTAGGCTCCTTTTTTTCCTGCATGCCTATCTCGGCTTCATTATCCAGAACGTTAATTCAGCAAACTGTGGGCGGACACACACAATTAGCAAGCTTGATATCATGCACAATCCTGGTCAGCGTATTGCTATGGATCGGTCCATTCTTTCAACCTTTGCCACGC TGTGTTCTAGCGAGCATAATCGTGGTGGCATTGAAAGGAATGCTGACAAAGGTCACTGAATTCATGAGATTCTGGAGATTGGACAAGACGGATGCAGGAATTTGGGCTGTCACCTTTGCCATCGTAATTCTTTTTGACGTAGAGTACGGTTTATTGGTCGGCATACTTCTTTGCATCGCGCGATTACTCGTCCTCGCGGTGCGCCCTTATACGTGTAAGCTTGCTCTAGCGCCCGGTACTGAGCTCTATCTGGATGCCAGGAGATATAAAGGA ACCGTAGAAATTCCCGGTATAAAAATCTTCCATTATTCCGGCAGCCTGAACTTTGCATCCAGGCAATATTTTCGCGAGGAAGTATATAAGATTGCGGAACTAGTGCCTCGAAAAGAACTAAACAGACGTCTAAAAGTCTCGTGTTGCGGCACCGCGGCAGAGGAAATTAAAaag CTACGGATTCTCATATTGGACTTTACCGCGTTGTCGCATGTCGATCTGGCAGGTGTGAATGCGATGCGAAACATCGCCGATGAATATTGTGACATAGGAGTGTCTGTTTATATAACGGGTTGTTCCg GTCCAGTTTATGAAACGATGAGAAAATGCAGCCTGGCCGAGCACAACAAGAATCATTTTTTCGCCATGTTTCCCACCGTAGCCGATGCGGTGCATTTCGCACGTTCTCACAGCGAGATACCTGCGTGGAACACTCAGATACAGGATGAGAATTGTATTAGCAGACTATGA
- the LOC126849164 gene encoding solute carrier family 26 member 10-like isoform X1, with the protein MGISKNKSISAENLLRSNLTSGEEEHWSDDMSTTPELTVRRPVYQQDELNHLCKYVKPKRIFSNEMSRRCKSIKPITFLKKSIPLIDWLSSYDWKNNILGDIVAGITVAVMHIPQGMAYAILGNVPPIVGIYMAFFPVLVYFFLGTSRHNSMGTFALVCMMTGKVVTTYSTSAISVNSTSVGNGTLISDVSHQYSPVEVATTVTFMVAIIQLGMYVLRLGIISSLLADSLVSGFTTAAAIHVFTSQIRDLFGLSNLPRRRGAFKLILTYVDIFNSLNDVNITAIILSCITILALIFNNEVLKPRVSKLCPFPIPIEMLAVVIGTLVSMQMNLADTYSVITVGAIPVGLPVPSMPPLSLIPHILVDSFVITMVAYTISMSMALIFAQKMGYEIDSNQELVAQGLGNLVGSFFSCMPISASLSRTLIQQTVGGHTQLASLISCTILVSVLLWIGPFFQPLPRCVLASIIVVALKGMLTKVTEFMRFWRLDKTDAGIWAVTFAIVILFDVEYGLLVGILLCIARLLVLAVRPYTCKLALAPGTELYLDARRYKGTVEIPGIKIFHYSGSLNFASRQYFREEVYKIAELVPRKELNRRLKVSCCGTAAEEIKKLRILILDFTALSHVDLAGVNAMRNIADEYCDIGVSVYITGCSGPVYETMRKCSLAEHNKNHFFAMFPTVADAVHFARSHSEIPAWNTQIQDENCISRL; encoded by the exons AAGAGCACTGGAGCGACGATATGTCGACTACTCCAGAATTGACAGTCAGACGGCCGGTCTATCAGCAGGACGAGCTTAATCACTTGTGTAAATATGTGAAGCCCAAGAGAATCT TTAGCAATGAAATGTCAAGACGATGCAAAAGTATCAAGCCAATTAcgtttttaaagaaatctatACCTCTAATCGACTGGCTTTCTTCATACGATtggaaaaacaatattttgggAGATATTGTTGCCGGAATTACTGTTGCTGTAATGCATATTCCACAAG GTATGGCGTATGCGATTTTGGGCAACGTTCCGCCGATTGTTGGTATATATATGGCTTTTTTCCCGGTCctggtatatttttttcttggcaCATCCAGACACAACTCTATGg GTACATTCGCGCTCGTCTGCATGATGACTGGAAAAGTCGTTACCACATACAGTACCAGTGCAATTTCGGTAAATAGCACGTCAGTGGGAAACGGTACCTTAATTTCCGACGTAAGCCATCAATATTCGCCAGTGGAGGTTGCAACCACTGTCACATTCATGGTTGCCATTATACAG TTAGGGATGTACGTGCTGCGTTTGGGCATAATCTCGTCTCTCCTCGCGGACAGCCTCGTAAGTGGTTTCACGACTGCAGCGGCGATTCACGTGTTTACATCGCAAATAAGGGATCTCTTCGGGCTGAGCAACCTGCCACGACGCAGGGGTGCGTTCAAGCTTATTCTC actTATGTAGATATTTTCAACAGTTTGAACGATGTCAATATAACCGCCATAATATTATCTTGCATCACTATTTTAGCACTTATCTTCAACAACGAAGTTCTTAAG CCAAGAGTCTCAAAATTATGTCCCTTCCCGATTCCTATAGAAATGCTTGCGGTAGTAATCGGTACTCTGGTATCGATGCAAATGAATCTGGCGGATACTTATAGCGTGATAACTGTCGGCGCTATACCGGTGGG ATTACCAGTCCCATCAATGCCACCGTTATCGCTTATACCTCACATCTTAGTGGATAGTTTCGTGATTACCATGGTCGCTTACACAATATCGATGTCTATGGCGTTGATTTTCGCGCAAAAAATGGGTTATGAGATTGATTCTAATCAAGAATTAGTAGCGCAG GGACTAGGTAATCTTGTAGGCTCCTTTTTTTCCTGCATGCCTATCTCGGCTTCATTATCCAGAACGTTAATTCAGCAAACTGTGGGCGGACACACACAATTAGCAAGCTTGATATCATGCACAATCCTGGTCAGCGTATTGCTATGGATCGGTCCATTCTTTCAACCTTTGCCACGC TGTGTTCTAGCGAGCATAATCGTGGTGGCATTGAAAGGAATGCTGACAAAGGTCACTGAATTCATGAGATTCTGGAGATTGGACAAGACGGATGCAGGAATTTGGGCTGTCACCTTTGCCATCGTAATTCTTTTTGACGTAGAGTACGGTTTATTGGTCGGCATACTTCTTTGCATCGCGCGATTACTCGTCCTCGCGGTGCGCCCTTATACGTGTAAGCTTGCTCTAGCGCCCGGTACTGAGCTCTATCTGGATGCCAGGAGATATAAAGGA ACCGTAGAAATTCCCGGTATAAAAATCTTCCATTATTCCGGCAGCCTGAACTTTGCATCCAGGCAATATTTTCGCGAGGAAGTATATAAGATTGCGGAACTAGTGCCTCGAAAAGAACTAAACAGACGTCTAAAAGTCTCGTGTTGCGGCACCGCGGCAGAGGAAATTAAAaag CTACGGATTCTCATATTGGACTTTACCGCGTTGTCGCATGTCGATCTGGCAGGTGTGAATGCGATGCGAAACATCGCCGATGAATATTGTGACATAGGAGTGTCTGTTTATATAACGGGTTGTTCCg GTCCAGTTTATGAAACGATGAGAAAATGCAGCCTGGCCGAGCACAACAAGAATCATTTTTTCGCCATGTTTCCCACCGTAGCCGATGCGGTGCATTTCGCACGTTCTCACAGCGAGATACCTGCGTGGAACACTCAGATACAGGATGAGAATTGTATTAGCAGACTATGA
- the LOC126849164 gene encoding sulfate transporter-like isoform X4: MGISKNKSISAENLLRSNLTSGEEEHWSDDMSTTPELTVRRPVYQQDELNHLCKYVKPKRIFSNEMSRRCKSIKPITFLKKSIPLIDWLSSYDWKNNILGDIVAGITVAVMHIPQGMAYAILGNVPPIVGIYMAFFPVLVYFFLGTSRHNSMGTFALVCMMTGKVVTTYSTSAISVNSTSVGNGTLISDVSHQYSPVEVATTVTFMVAIIQLGMYVLRLGIISSLLADSLVSGFTTAAAIHVFTSQIRDLFGLSNLPRRRGAFKLILTYVDIFNSLNDVNITAIILSCITILALIFNNEVLKPRVSKLCPFPIPIEMLAVVIGTLVSMQMNLADTYSVITVGAIPVGLPVPSMPPLSLIPHILVDSFVITMVAYTISMSMALIFAQKMGYEIDSNQELVAQTVEIPGIKIFHYSGSLNFASRQYFREEVYKIAELVPRKELNRRLKVSCCGTAAEEIKKLRILILDFTALSHVDLAGVNAMRNIADEYCDIGVSVYITGCSGPVYETMRKCSLAEHNKNHFFAMFPTVADAVHFARSHSEIPAWNTQIQDENCISRL; the protein is encoded by the exons AAGAGCACTGGAGCGACGATATGTCGACTACTCCAGAATTGACAGTCAGACGGCCGGTCTATCAGCAGGACGAGCTTAATCACTTGTGTAAATATGTGAAGCCCAAGAGAATCT TTAGCAATGAAATGTCAAGACGATGCAAAAGTATCAAGCCAATTAcgtttttaaagaaatctatACCTCTAATCGACTGGCTTTCTTCATACGATtggaaaaacaatattttgggAGATATTGTTGCCGGAATTACTGTTGCTGTAATGCATATTCCACAAG GTATGGCGTATGCGATTTTGGGCAACGTTCCGCCGATTGTTGGTATATATATGGCTTTTTTCCCGGTCctggtatatttttttcttggcaCATCCAGACACAACTCTATGg GTACATTCGCGCTCGTCTGCATGATGACTGGAAAAGTCGTTACCACATACAGTACCAGTGCAATTTCGGTAAATAGCACGTCAGTGGGAAACGGTACCTTAATTTCCGACGTAAGCCATCAATATTCGCCAGTGGAGGTTGCAACCACTGTCACATTCATGGTTGCCATTATACAG TTAGGGATGTACGTGCTGCGTTTGGGCATAATCTCGTCTCTCCTCGCGGACAGCCTCGTAAGTGGTTTCACGACTGCAGCGGCGATTCACGTGTTTACATCGCAAATAAGGGATCTCTTCGGGCTGAGCAACCTGCCACGACGCAGGGGTGCGTTCAAGCTTATTCTC actTATGTAGATATTTTCAACAGTTTGAACGATGTCAATATAACCGCCATAATATTATCTTGCATCACTATTTTAGCACTTATCTTCAACAACGAAGTTCTTAAG CCAAGAGTCTCAAAATTATGTCCCTTCCCGATTCCTATAGAAATGCTTGCGGTAGTAATCGGTACTCTGGTATCGATGCAAATGAATCTGGCGGATACTTATAGCGTGATAACTGTCGGCGCTATACCGGTGGG ATTACCAGTCCCATCAATGCCACCGTTATCGCTTATACCTCACATCTTAGTGGATAGTTTCGTGATTACCATGGTCGCTTACACAATATCGATGTCTATGGCGTTGATTTTCGCGCAAAAAATGGGTTATGAGATTGATTCTAATCAAGAATTAGTAGCGCAG ACCGTAGAAATTCCCGGTATAAAAATCTTCCATTATTCCGGCAGCCTGAACTTTGCATCCAGGCAATATTTTCGCGAGGAAGTATATAAGATTGCGGAACTAGTGCCTCGAAAAGAACTAAACAGACGTCTAAAAGTCTCGTGTTGCGGCACCGCGGCAGAGGAAATTAAAaag CTACGGATTCTCATATTGGACTTTACCGCGTTGTCGCATGTCGATCTGGCAGGTGTGAATGCGATGCGAAACATCGCCGATGAATATTGTGACATAGGAGTGTCTGTTTATATAACGGGTTGTTCCg GTCCAGTTTATGAAACGATGAGAAAATGCAGCCTGGCCGAGCACAACAAGAATCATTTTTTCGCCATGTTTCCCACCGTAGCCGATGCGGTGCATTTCGCACGTTCTCACAGCGAGATACCTGCGTGGAACACTCAGATACAGGATGAGAATTGTATTAGCAGACTATGA
- the LOC126849164 gene encoding solute carrier family 26 member 10-like isoform X3 yields MSTTPELTVRRPVYQQDELNHLCKYVKPKRIFSNEMSRRCKSIKPITFLKKSIPLIDWLSSYDWKNNILGDIVAGITVAVMHIPQGMAYAILGNVPPIVGIYMAFFPVLVYFFLGTSRHNSMGTFALVCMMTGKVVTTYSTSAISVNSTSVGNGTLISDVSHQYSPVEVATTVTFMVAIIQLGMYVLRLGIISSLLADSLVSGFTTAAAIHVFTSQIRDLFGLSNLPRRRGAFKLILTYVDIFNSLNDVNITAIILSCITILALIFNNEVLKPRVSKLCPFPIPIEMLAVVIGTLVSMQMNLADTYSVITVGAIPVGLPVPSMPPLSLIPHILVDSFVITMVAYTISMSMALIFAQKMGYEIDSNQELVAQGLGNLVGSFFSCMPISASLSRTLIQQTVGGHTQLASLISCTILVSVLLWIGPFFQPLPRCVLASIIVVALKGMLTKVTEFMRFWRLDKTDAGIWAVTFAIVILFDVEYGLLVGILLCIARLLVLAVRPYTCKLALAPGTELYLDARRYKGTVEIPGIKIFHYSGSLNFASRQYFREEVYKIAELVPRKELNRRLKVSCCGTAAEEIKKLRILILDFTALSHVDLAGVNAMRNIADEYCDIGVSVYITGCSGPVYETMRKCSLAEHNKNHFFAMFPTVADAVHFARSHSEIPAWNTQIQDENCISRL; encoded by the exons ATGTCGACTACTCCAGAATTGACAGTCAGACGGCCGGTCTATCAGCAGGACGAGCTTAATCACTTGTGTAAATATGTGAAGCCCAAGAGAATCT TTAGCAATGAAATGTCAAGACGATGCAAAAGTATCAAGCCAATTAcgtttttaaagaaatctatACCTCTAATCGACTGGCTTTCTTCATACGATtggaaaaacaatattttgggAGATATTGTTGCCGGAATTACTGTTGCTGTAATGCATATTCCACAAG GTATGGCGTATGCGATTTTGGGCAACGTTCCGCCGATTGTTGGTATATATATGGCTTTTTTCCCGGTCctggtatatttttttcttggcaCATCCAGACACAACTCTATGg GTACATTCGCGCTCGTCTGCATGATGACTGGAAAAGTCGTTACCACATACAGTACCAGTGCAATTTCGGTAAATAGCACGTCAGTGGGAAACGGTACCTTAATTTCCGACGTAAGCCATCAATATTCGCCAGTGGAGGTTGCAACCACTGTCACATTCATGGTTGCCATTATACAG TTAGGGATGTACGTGCTGCGTTTGGGCATAATCTCGTCTCTCCTCGCGGACAGCCTCGTAAGTGGTTTCACGACTGCAGCGGCGATTCACGTGTTTACATCGCAAATAAGGGATCTCTTCGGGCTGAGCAACCTGCCACGACGCAGGGGTGCGTTCAAGCTTATTCTC actTATGTAGATATTTTCAACAGTTTGAACGATGTCAATATAACCGCCATAATATTATCTTGCATCACTATTTTAGCACTTATCTTCAACAACGAAGTTCTTAAG CCAAGAGTCTCAAAATTATGTCCCTTCCCGATTCCTATAGAAATGCTTGCGGTAGTAATCGGTACTCTGGTATCGATGCAAATGAATCTGGCGGATACTTATAGCGTGATAACTGTCGGCGCTATACCGGTGGG ATTACCAGTCCCATCAATGCCACCGTTATCGCTTATACCTCACATCTTAGTGGATAGTTTCGTGATTACCATGGTCGCTTACACAATATCGATGTCTATGGCGTTGATTTTCGCGCAAAAAATGGGTTATGAGATTGATTCTAATCAAGAATTAGTAGCGCAG GGACTAGGTAATCTTGTAGGCTCCTTTTTTTCCTGCATGCCTATCTCGGCTTCATTATCCAGAACGTTAATTCAGCAAACTGTGGGCGGACACACACAATTAGCAAGCTTGATATCATGCACAATCCTGGTCAGCGTATTGCTATGGATCGGTCCATTCTTTCAACCTTTGCCACGC TGTGTTCTAGCGAGCATAATCGTGGTGGCATTGAAAGGAATGCTGACAAAGGTCACTGAATTCATGAGATTCTGGAGATTGGACAAGACGGATGCAGGAATTTGGGCTGTCACCTTTGCCATCGTAATTCTTTTTGACGTAGAGTACGGTTTATTGGTCGGCATACTTCTTTGCATCGCGCGATTACTCGTCCTCGCGGTGCGCCCTTATACGTGTAAGCTTGCTCTAGCGCCCGGTACTGAGCTCTATCTGGATGCCAGGAGATATAAAGGA ACCGTAGAAATTCCCGGTATAAAAATCTTCCATTATTCCGGCAGCCTGAACTTTGCATCCAGGCAATATTTTCGCGAGGAAGTATATAAGATTGCGGAACTAGTGCCTCGAAAAGAACTAAACAGACGTCTAAAAGTCTCGTGTTGCGGCACCGCGGCAGAGGAAATTAAAaag CTACGGATTCTCATATTGGACTTTACCGCGTTGTCGCATGTCGATCTGGCAGGTGTGAATGCGATGCGAAACATCGCCGATGAATATTGTGACATAGGAGTGTCTGTTTATATAACGGGTTGTTCCg GTCCAGTTTATGAAACGATGAGAAAATGCAGCCTGGCCGAGCACAACAAGAATCATTTTTTCGCCATGTTTCCCACCGTAGCCGATGCGGTGCATTTCGCACGTTCTCACAGCGAGATACCTGCGTGGAACACTCAGATACAGGATGAGAATTGTATTAGCAGACTATGA
- the LOC126849270 gene encoding signal peptidase complex subunit 1: MSVFRRHVLIFTMNAWVQYFKSIPTHMDYDGQARAEKLSRVIITLFGVVGLIWGYVIQQFSQTIYILGAGFVMAALITVPPWPMYRRKPLDWQKPQSEVTTKLKKKK; this comes from the exons ATGTCAGTATTTCGCCGCCACGTCCTTATATTTACAATGAATGCGTGGGTGCAGTACTTCAAATCCATTCCGACGCATATG GATTATGATGGTCAAGCCAGAGCAGAAAAATTGTCACGagttataataacattatttggt GTGGTTGGTTTAATCTGGGGTTACGTTATTCAACAGTTCTCAcagacaatttatattttgggtGCTGGCTTTGTAATGGCGGCATTAATCACTGTACCTCCGTGGCCTATGTACCGTCGCAAACCATTGGACTGGCAAAAACCACAGTCTGAAGTTACCACTAaactgaaaaagaagaagtaa
- the LOC126849266 gene encoding uncharacterized histidine-rich protein DDB_G0274557-like: MRPHAIALLVFGIMAAVALASPLPGGHHHEHFVIHVPYKVHTVHHHHVKKIHVPVHHVEKVSVPVPYPVHHVEKVPVPVPVHHVEKVPVPYPVVEKVPIPVHVPVHVPIHEEKPHGGWL, translated from the exons ATGCGCCCCCACGCAATCGCT TTGCTCGTGTTTGGAATAATGGCCGCCGTGGCTTTGGCATCACCGTTACCTGGGGGCCATCATCA TGAACATTTCGTGATCCATGTACCTTATAAGGTGCATACGGTTCATCATCATCATGTAAAGAAAATACACGTACCGGTACATCACGTCGAAAAAGTATCCGTTCCCGTTCCGTATCCGGTGCATCATGTCGAGAAGGTACCTGTTCCAGTACCTGTGCATCACGTCGAGAAGGTACCCGTACCTTACCCGGTTGTAGAAAAGGTTCCCATACCTGTTCATGTACCCGTACATGTACCCATACATGAGGAGAAGCCACATGGGGGTTGGCTTTAA
- the LOC126849202 gene encoding uncharacterized protein LOC126849202 — MGPKYAIKALILASILSVGFATFGHEHVHIKIHLPEIVQHHEKKVIKYEDHGGGDHGGGGGGGGHDHHIDISGPGDDIGGGFGDDHGGGFGGGHGGGYGGGGGFGGGFGGGHGGGFGGGHGGGFGGGHGGGGGIIIDHGGGHGGGGGYGGGGGYGGGGGYGGGHGGGGGGIIIEHDGHGGGGGHGGGGFDSGHGGGGYGGGSGGGIIIEHGGHGGSGGFDSGGGGHGGGGYGGGGHGGGGHGGGGIIIEHHGHGGGGGGGGFGGGHGGGFGGSSGYGGGHGGGFGGGHGGGFGGSSGYGGGHGGGFGGGHGDSFGGGHGGGFSGGYSSGHDGGFGGGHGGGYGGGGFGDFGGGFGGGHSGGDDHHISSSSYGNSISSGFGSSGHGGSSYSSGSSFDSYSSGHGGGGGGGGGGGGGGGDSYSGGHGGGGFSGYHKKK, encoded by the exons ATGGGACCCAAATATGCC ATAAAGGCTCTTATCCTTGCAAGTATCTTGTCAGTAGGCTTTGCAACCTTCGGACATGAGCA tgTACATATAAAGATACACTTGCCAGAAATAGTGCAGCATCACGAGaagaaagttataaaatacgaAGATCACGGCGGAGGTGATCACGGAGGTGgaggtggcggcggcggtcaTGATCATCACATCGACATCAGCGGTCCTGGGGATGACATAGGAGGCGGTTTCGGAGATGACCACGGCGGAGGTTTCGGTGGAGGTCACGGAGGAGGCTATGGAGGTGGCGGTGGATTCGGGGGTGGCTTCGGAGGAGGTCACGGTGGAGGTTTCGGTGGAGGTCACGGTGGAGGTTTCGGAGGTGGCCATGGCGGAG GTGGAGGTATTATCATAGACCACGGCGGCGGCCACGGCGGCGGAGGTGGTTATGGCGGCGGGGGTGGTTATGGCGGCGGAGGTGGCTATGGGGGTGGTCATggcggtggtggcggcggTATAATTATAGAACATGATGGAcatggcggcggcggcggacACGGAGGCGGTGGTTTTGACAGTGGACATGGAGGTGGTGGATATGGCGGCGGCAGTGGGGGTGGTATTATTATAGAACATGGAGGACATGGTGGTAGTGGTGGTTTTGATAGTGGAGGCGGTGGTCATGGAGGCGGCGGTTATGGAGGCGGTGGTCATGGAGGCGGCGGTCATGGAGGCGGCGGTATTATCATTGAACATCATGGGCATggcggtggtggcggcggcggtggtttTGGAGGTGGCCATGGCGGCGGATTTGGAGGAAGTAGCGGATATGGCGGCGGACATGGTGGCGGTTTTGGAGGTGGTCATGGCGGCGGATTTGGCGGAAGTAGCGGATATGGCGGCGGACATGGAGGCGGCTTTGGAGGTGGACATGGTGACAGTTTTGGAGGCGGCCATGGTGGCGGATTTAGCGGAGGATATAGCAGTGGACATGATGGCGGTTTTGGAGGCGGTCATGGAGGCGGATATGGAGGTGGTGGATTTGGCGATTTTGGCGGTGGATTTGGGGGCGGACATAGCGGTGGCGATGATCATCATATTAGCTCCAGCAGTTATGGCAACAGTATATCGTCTGGTTTTGGTAGCAG cGGCCATGGCGGAAGCAGTTATAGTTCTGGTAGTAGCTTTGATTCGTATTCAAGTGGTcatggcggcggcggcggcggcggcggcggcggcggcggcggcggcggcgataGTTACAGTGGAGGCCATGGTGGTGGTGGATTTTCCGGTTATCACAAGAAAAAATAG